One genomic region from Osmerus mordax isolate fOsmMor3 chromosome 4, fOsmMor3.pri, whole genome shotgun sequence encodes:
- the chst1 gene encoding carbohydrate sulfotransferase 1 yields the protein MQCSWKAVILLALASIAIQYTAIRTFTAKPFQLCPVSSPVNCGLGLGLGLVGQEAEGGELRGCEEISNFSYNASRKTHVLILATTRSGSSFVGQLFNQHQDVFYLFEPLYHVQTALIPRLSHSRNTVDRRVMLGASRDLLRSLYDCDLYFLESYIKPQPANHSTDKLFRRGASRALCSPPVCDAHGPAEANGDEGECVRKCAFLNMTLAAEACRERRHVAIKTVRVPEVSNLRALVEDPRLNLKVVQLVRDPRGILASRIETFRDTYRLWRIWRATGRRPYNLDLTQLSMMCEDFLSSITTGLSRPAWLRGRYMLVRYEDLARSPLQKTREIYEFLGLPMDKNVADWIQNNTRGSSDLSAKHKYGTVRDSAANAESWRLKLPYDMVDYTQTVCQHTLQELGYKTVNSSEELKNLSITLIEEKTFLPFL from the coding sequence ATGCAATGTTCTTGGAAGGCCGTGATTCTGCTGGCCCTAGCCTCTATAGCCATCCAGTACACAGCCATACGGACCTTCACCGCTAAGCCCTTCCAGTTGTGCCCAGTCTCCAGCCCTGTGAACTGCGGCCTGGGCTTGGGGCTCGGTCTCGTGGGGCAGGAGGCAGAGGGCGGTGAGCTCCGGGGCTGTGAGGAGATCTCCAACTTCTCCTACAACGCCTCCAGGAAGACCCACGTCCTAATCCTGGCCACCACCCGCAGTGGCTCTTCCTTCGTGGGCCAGCTGTTCAACCAGCACCAGGACGTGTTCTACCTGTTTGAGCCCCTCTACCACGTCCAGACGGCCCTCATCCCACGCCTTTCTCACAGCCGCAACACCGTGGACCGCCGGGTGATGCTGGGCGCCAGCCGCGACCTCCTCCGCAGCCTCTATGACTGCGACCTCtacttcctggagagctacatcAAGCCCCAGCCGGCCAATCACAGCACTGATAAGCTGTTCCGGCGGGGCGCCAGCCGGGCACTGTGCTCCCCTCCTGTGTGCGATGCACACGGCCCCGCCGAGGCAAACGGGGACGAGGGCGAGTGTGTAAGGAAGTGTGCCTTCCTCAACATGACGCTGGCGGCCGAGGCGTGCCGAGAGAGGCGCCACGTGGCAATAAAGACGGTGCGAGTCCCAGAAGTGAGCAACTTGCGAGCGCTGGTGGAGGACCCCAGGCTTAACCTGAAGGTGGTGCAGCTGGTCAGGGACCCCCGGGGGATCTTGGCCTCACGCATCGAGACCTTCAGGGACACCTACCGCCTGTGGCGCATCTGGAGGGCCACTGGGCGCAGGCCCTACAACCTGGACCTCACCCAGCTCAGCATGATGTGTGAGGACTTCCTGAGCTCTATCACCACGGGGCTGAGCAGGCCCGCCTGGCTCAGAGGGAGGTACATGTTGGTGAGGTACGAGGACCTGGCTAGGAGCCCCCTGCAGAAGACCAGGGAGATCTACGAGTTCCTGGGCTTGCCCATGGACAAGAATGTGGCTGACTGGATCCAGAACAACACAAGAGGGAGCAGCGACCTGTCGGCCAAGCACAAGTACGGTACGGTGAGGGACTCTGCAGCCAACGCGGAGAGCTGGAGGCTCAAGCTGCCTTATGACATGGTTGATTACACCCAGACGGTGTGTCAGCACACCCTGCAGGAGTTGGGATACAAGACAGTGAACTCCTCCGAAGAGCTGAAGAACCTGTCCATCACGCTTATTGAGGAGAAAACTTTTCTACCGTTTTTGTAG